Proteins encoded together in one Roseibacterium elongatum DSM 19469 window:
- a CDS encoding DoxX family protein, with product MSAPLSQSPVSDALNLAGRVLIAVLFLGGTGQKLLDPTQVQGMLMGIGLSTWLVWPVAVFNLVAAVALVLGPWVRAWALVLAGYCLFTSFFHWQLRADPWQVTIMVKNWSIAGGLLILAASGPGRYVAWQARLWPWRPKPDR from the coding sequence ATGAGCGCGCCGCTGTCACAATCGCCCGTGTCGGACGCCCTGAACCTTGCCGGCCGCGTGCTGATCGCCGTGCTGTTTCTTGGCGGCACGGGTCAAAAGCTGCTGGACCCGACGCAGGTGCAGGGCATGCTGATGGGCATCGGGCTGTCGACCTGGCTGGTCTGGCCGGTGGCGGTGTTCAACTTGGTCGCGGCAGTGGCGCTGGTGCTGGGCCCATGGGTGCGGGCCTGGGCCCTTGTGCTGGCCGGCTATTGCCTGTTCACCAGTTTCTTTCATTGGCAGCTGCGCGCCGACCCGTGGCAGGTAACGATCATGGTCAAGAACTGGTCGATTGCCGGGGGGCTGTTGATCTTGGCGGCCAGCGGGCCGGGGCGATACGTGGCGTGGCAGGCGCGGCTGTGGCCATGGCGGCCAAAGCCCGACCGCTAA
- a CDS encoding MBL fold metallo-hydrolase, producing MPNPIVKPFWDEPTGSWQYVFHDPQTMKGAIVDPVLDYDAKAGATQTTNAERILSYVQDTGIEIEWILDTHPHADHFSAGPWLKEKLGGKTAIGENVVGVQKLWQEIYNLPADFPTDGSQWDHLWADGDRFKVGTIDVRVIFSPGHTLASITYVAGDAAFVHDTLMMPDSGTSRADFPGGSSRDLYETIQKILSLPDETRLFIGHDYADGREAQCEATVARHKAENIHLRDAPSEAEYSKVRDARDQTLPLPKLMLAALQVNIRGGRLPAPEGNGRSYLKVPMNYFEPR from the coding sequence ATGCCGAACCCGATCGTCAAACCCTTCTGGGACGAACCCACGGGCAGCTGGCAATACGTCTTTCACGACCCCCAGACCATGAAAGGCGCCATCGTGGACCCGGTCCTCGATTACGACGCCAAGGCCGGCGCGACCCAGACCACGAATGCCGAAAGGATCCTGTCTTATGTGCAGGACACCGGGATCGAGATCGAGTGGATCCTCGACACCCACCCCCATGCCGACCATTTTTCGGCCGGGCCGTGGCTGAAGGAGAAACTTGGCGGGAAGACCGCCATCGGCGAGAACGTCGTGGGCGTGCAAAAGCTGTGGCAGGAGATCTACAACCTGCCCGCCGATTTCCCCACCGATGGCTCGCAATGGGATCACCTCTGGGCCGATGGCGACAGGTTCAAGGTCGGCACGATCGACGTGCGCGTGATCTTTTCGCCCGGTCACACGCTGGCTTCGATCACCTATGTCGCCGGGGATGCGGCCTTCGTGCATGACACGCTGATGATGCCCGACAGCGGCACCTCGCGCGCCGATTTCCCCGGCGGCTCGTCCAGGGACCTGTACGAAACGATCCAGAAGATCCTGTCGCTGCCCGACGAGACACGCCTGTTCATCGGCCATGACTATGCCGATGGCCGCGAGGCGCAGTGCGAGGCGACCGTCGCCCGGCACAAGGCCGAGAACATCCACCTGCGCGACGCCCCCTCCGAGGCGGAGTATAGCAAGGTCCGCGATGCGCGCGATCAGACCCTGCCGTTGCCCAAGCTGATGCTGGCCGCCTTGCAGGTGAACATCCGTGGCGGGCGCCTGCCCGCGCCCGAGGGCAACGGGCGATCCTACCTCAAGGTGCCGATGAACTATTTCGAACCTCGATAG
- a CDS encoding peroxiredoxin: protein MTDQIQPTGPRLNETAPAFDAPTTHGQKRLEDYRGKWLILFSHPADFTPVCTTEFIAFARKQDEFTALNTELLGLSIDSHYSHIAWMLNIKEKFGVEIKFPIIADLNMAVAQAYGMIQPGASDTAAVRATFIIDPEGVLRAMVYYPMNAGRSVDEIHRLLVALQTADENACAMPENWKPGDEVIVPTPKTPEEAAARAGEGYNTVDWYFSTRAL, encoded by the coding sequence ATGACCGATCAGATCCAGCCCACCGGCCCCCGCCTGAACGAAACCGCCCCGGCCTTTGACGCGCCGACCACCCACGGCCAGAAACGCCTCGAGGATTACCGCGGCAAATGGCTGATCCTGTTCTCGCACCCGGCCGATTTCACGCCCGTTTGCACCACCGAGTTCATCGCATTCGCGCGCAAACAGGATGAGTTCACCGCGCTGAACACCGAGCTTTTGGGCCTGTCCATCGACAGCCATTACAGCCACATCGCCTGGATGCTGAACATCAAGGAGAAGTTCGGCGTCGAGATCAAATTCCCGATCATCGCCGATCTGAACATGGCCGTGGCCCAGGCCTATGGCATGATCCAGCCCGGCGCGTCCGATACCGCCGCCGTCCGCGCCACCTTCATCATCGACCCCGAAGGCGTGCTGCGCGCCATGGTCTACTACCCGATGAACGCCGGCCGCTCTGTCGATGAAATCCACCGCCTGCTGGTCGCGCTGCAAACCGCCGATGAAAACGCCTGCGCCATGCCCGAAAACTGGAAACCCGGCGACGAGGTGATCGTGCCCACCCCCAAAACCCCCGAAGAGGCCGCCGCGCGCGCCGGCGAAGGCTACAACACGGTCGATTGGTATTTCTCGACCCGCGCGCTCTGA
- a CDS encoding hydrogen peroxide-inducible genes activator, producing the protein MVTLRQLRFLTAVADHLNFSRAAEACFVTQPTLSAGIKEMEARLGVQLVERTRRSVMLTPLGEEIAARGRRLLLEAEEIDKLAEAHLRPDEGALRLGAIPTIGPYLIPPALPALRGAFPKLKIYLREEITDSLIAGLGEGRLDVILIALPFEIGSLDHMALFEDGYQLATPPGPMAASGPEALGLGGQVMLLEKGHCLQRHALQAFPDRHLERDESFSATSLTTLIAMVSEGLGITLLPNLAVDAGVAAGGAVTLTPLPEACPRQVVLAWRKTSARKDVFRRIGRILTQTRHQMDPGGR; encoded by the coding sequence ATGGTGACGCTGCGCCAGCTTAGGTTTCTCACCGCCGTGGCCGATCATCTGAATTTTTCCCGTGCGGCCGAGGCGTGTTTCGTGACCCAGCCGACGCTGAGCGCCGGGATCAAGGAGATGGAGGCGCGCCTGGGCGTGCAACTGGTCGAACGGACGCGGCGTAGCGTGATGCTGACCCCCCTGGGCGAAGAGATCGCGGCCCGCGGGCGGCGCCTGCTGCTGGAGGCCGAGGAGATCGACAAGCTGGCCGAGGCGCATCTGCGCCCCGATGAGGGGGCGTTACGGCTGGGGGCGATCCCCACGATCGGGCCCTACCTGATCCCGCCCGCCCTGCCGGCGTTGCGCGGGGCGTTTCCAAAGCTCAAGATCTACTTGCGCGAGGAAATCACCGACAGCCTGATCGCCGGGTTGGGCGAGGGGCGGCTTGACGTGATCCTGATCGCGCTGCCCTTCGAGATCGGATCGCTCGATCACATGGCCTTGTTCGAAGATGGCTATCAACTGGCCACGCCGCCCGGCCCGATGGCCGCTTCGGGCCCCGAGGCGCTTGGCCTTGGCGGGCAGGTGATGCTGCTGGAAAAGGGTCACTGCCTGCAACGCCACGCGCTGCAGGCCTTTCCCGACCGGCATCTGGAACGGGACGAAAGCTTTTCTGCCACCAGCCTGACGACCCTGATCGCCATGGTGTCCGAGGGGTTGGGCATCACCCTGTTGCCGAACCTTGCCGTTGACGCGGGCGTGGCGGCGGGCGGGGCGGTGACCTTGACGCCCCTGCCCGAGGCGTGCCCGAGGCAGGTCGTTCTGGCCTGGCGCAAGACGAGCGCGCGCAAGGACGTGTTCCGCCGGATCGGGCGCATCCTGACCCAGACCCGGCACCAGATGGACCCGGGCGGCCGGTGA
- a CDS encoding lipid A-modifier LpxR family protein — MRLRDEVTGQRIAGLNSAETLGGWSFLFGGDMAYISDSVFLPEDRGAPLEEVRHRLRAGVNYGIGDSNFFYGVTYLSEEFEAQPAGQVVGTLSIDIRF, encoded by the coding sequence GTGCGCCTGCGCGACGAGGTCACCGGCCAGCGGATCGCGGGGCTCAACTCGGCCGAAACCCTGGGCGGTTGGTCCTTTCTGTTCGGGGGCGACATGGCATACATCAGCGACTCGGTCTTTCTGCCCGAGGACCGTGGCGCGCCCCTGGAAGAGGTCCGCCATCGTCTGCGGGCCGGCGTGAACTACGGGATCGGCGACAGCAATTTCTTCTACGGCGTCACCTACCTGTCCGAGGAATTCGAGGCCCAGCCGGCGGGCCAGGTCGTGGGAACGCTGTCCATCGACATCCGGTTCTAA
- a CDS encoding Hint domain-containing protein — MLAWAQTWIEGLPAEPNQELAEGMTWRWHGRALPLEGDGAALMLSASRDHEELRARAARVVRKLLQHPARSPADLSDDPEDPLLSGGFIVSDGAGFFTAVPVPVEDGATPILMFPDGLPAPGRDHTIIARSERFVPQDRQAAASVICFTPGTRLRTEQGEAAIEDLGPGDRILTRDDGPQEVIWSGNRRMSGARLFAMPDQRPIRLRAGALGVDRPDADLVVSPEHRILVGGAASRDLWGEPEVLVRAADLVGDTRVTVDHSLRETYYIHLMLDRHQVVWANGLEVETFHPGFMGLDHLSRLQRDCLLDMRPELEADPHAYGAPARRALTQAEAAILLEGARMRPGAVRTAA; from the coding sequence ATGTTGGCATGGGCGCAAACCTGGATCGAAGGATTACCGGCAGAACCAAATCAAGAACTGGCCGAGGGGATGACATGGCGCTGGCACGGCCGCGCCCTGCCACTGGAAGGCGACGGCGCCGCCCTCATGCTCTCCGCCAGCCGGGATCACGAAGAGCTCCGTGCGCGTGCGGCGCGGGTGGTGAGGAAACTCCTCCAGCACCCTGCGCGCAGCCCCGCCGACCTTTCCGACGACCCCGAGGATCCGCTTTTGTCGGGCGGGTTCATCGTCTCTGACGGCGCCGGCTTTTTCACGGCCGTTCCCGTTCCGGTCGAGGATGGCGCCACGCCGATCCTGATGTTTCCCGATGGCCTGCCCGCCCCCGGCCGCGACCACACCATCATCGCCCGGTCCGAGCGGTTCGTGCCGCAGGACCGTCAGGCGGCGGCATCGGTCATCTGTTTCACGCCCGGCACCCGTCTGCGCACCGAGCAGGGCGAGGCCGCCATCGAGGATCTGGGGCCGGGCGACCGCATCCTGACCCGTGACGACGGCCCGCAAGAGGTAATCTGGAGCGGGAACCGCCGCATGTCGGGCGCCCGCCTTTTCGCCATGCCTGACCAGCGCCCTATCCGTCTGCGGGCCGGGGCCTTGGGCGTGGACCGGCCCGACGCCGATCTGGTGGTCAGCCCGGAACACCGGATTCTGGTGGGGGGGGCGGCCTCGCGCGATCTGTGGGGCGAGCCCGAGGTGCTTGTGCGGGCCGCGGACCTTGTGGGCGATACGCGGGTGACCGTCGATCATTCGCTGCGGGAAACCTATTACATTCACCTCATGCTCGACCGTCATCAGGTCGTCTGGGCCAACGGCCTCGAGGTCGAGACCTTTCATCCCGGTTTCATGGGGCTCGATCACCTGAGCCGGTTGCAGCGCGACTGCCTGCTGGACATGCGCCCCGAGCTGGAGGCCGACCCCCACGCCTATGGCGCGCCAGCGCGCCGCGCGCTGACCCAGGCCGAGGCGGCGATCCTGCTGGAGGGCGCCCGCATGCGCCCCGGCGCCGTACGCACGGCGGCCTAG
- the rpsD gene encoding 30S ribosomal protein S4, translating to MTKRTSAKYKIDRRMGENIWGRAKSPVNRREYGPGQHGQRRKGKMSDFGLQLRAKQKLKGYYGDLTEKQFRRIYAEAERLRGDTGEQLIGLLERRLDAVVYRAKFVPTVFAARQFVNHGHVLVNGKRVNIPSYRVQEGDVIEVREKSKQMALVLEASQLPERDVPDYLDVDHSKMTASFVRTPGLADVPYPVHMEPNLVIEYYAQN from the coding sequence GTGACCAAACGCACCTCTGCCAAGTACAAGATCGACCGCCGCATGGGCGAAAACATCTGGGGCCGCGCCAAGTCGCCGGTCAACCGCCGCGAATACGGCCCCGGCCAGCACGGCCAGCGCCGCAAGGGCAAGATGTCGGATTTCGGCCTGCAGCTGCGCGCCAAGCAGAAACTCAAGGGCTACTACGGCGATCTGACCGAAAAGCAGTTCCGCCGCATCTACGCCGAGGCCGAGCGCCTGCGCGGCGACACCGGTGAACAGCTGATCGGCCTGCTCGAGCGTCGCCTCGACGCCGTCGTCTACCGTGCCAAATTCGTGCCGACCGTTTTCGCCGCACGCCAGTTCGTGAACCACGGCCATGTTCTGGTGAACGGCAAGCGCGTCAACATCCCCTCCTACCGCGTGCAGGAAGGCGACGTGATCGAGGTGCGCGAAAAGTCCAAGCAGATGGCGCTGGTCCTCGAAGCCAGCCAACTGCCCGAGCGTGACGTGCCCGACTATCTCGACGTCGACCATTCCAAGATGACCGCAAGCTTCGTGCGCACCCCCGGCCTGGCCGATGTGCCCTACCCGGTCCATATGGAGCCGAACCTGGTCATCGAATACTACGCGCAGAACTAA
- a CDS encoding [FeFe] hydrogenase, group A codes for MITLSVNGRQVDCAEGSSLLDAARAAGVHVPTLCHYPGLPAKAVCRMCLVEIDGADRPQPACRTLARDGDVVTTDSNALQAFRLADAQWLLARHPNDCMRCEVNGACQLQRLVSENQWDEFWPKVPAGPADGPDTMASDHTSPSIWRDLSKCIECGLCAEVCGDAVQDQNVIGFAQRGFDRHPVTVFDQPLGRTKCISCGQCTLVCPVGALIEAPHWHEVLRTLDGHRRVSVVQVAPATRVAISEEFGLAPGTVSTGRLINALRALGFDFVFDTNFAADLTIMEEGSELLARIRGGKDLPLFTSCCPGWVNWVELNRPDLLPHLSTTKSPQQMHGAIAKRGMFARALGGDFASGTAEPYVVSVMPCTAKKDEAQRPGMSGDVDHVLTTRELARMIRTRGIAFGALPEDGAFDSPLGESTGAAQIFGASGGVMEAMVRTATHLQGADESLPLEWEALRGVRRGVKTATIPGVGTVAVCNGIAAAQRLLEEDTWRDEFVAIEVMACVGGCLGGGGEPKSLDPHILEKRARSIYAVDAQAPRRRSHENTDVQTLYATELGAPNSPAAHQLLHTRYAARQSPRALLMQFLDCVDRRDGPAAARLFHPDAVWSTASPFGEIVGAEAIEAFIASVLPPRGYGAQFARHVMESAADPEDLTVLAPDGSRCRFEVETCPSDDPQKPNPAIKRLTRHVL; via the coding sequence ATGATCACGCTTTCGGTGAACGGGCGGCAGGTGGACTGTGCAGAAGGCAGCAGCCTTCTGGACGCTGCGCGGGCGGCGGGCGTGCATGTGCCGACCCTGTGTCACTACCCCGGCCTTCCGGCCAAGGCCGTCTGCCGCATGTGCCTTGTCGAGATCGACGGCGCCGACCGCCCGCAGCCGGCCTGCAGAACCCTGGCGCGGGATGGTGATGTCGTGACCACCGACTCCAATGCATTGCAGGCCTTTCGCCTGGCCGATGCGCAATGGCTCTTGGCGCGCCACCCGAATGACTGCATGCGCTGCGAAGTGAACGGGGCGTGTCAGCTTCAGCGGCTTGTCAGCGAAAACCAATGGGACGAGTTCTGGCCCAAGGTCCCCGCGGGTCCGGCGGATGGCCCCGATACCATGGCGTCGGACCATACCTCGCCCAGCATCTGGCGCGATCTGTCCAAATGCATCGAATGCGGGCTCTGCGCCGAGGTGTGCGGTGACGCGGTGCAGGACCAGAACGTGATCGGCTTCGCGCAACGCGGATTTGACCGGCACCCCGTCACCGTGTTCGACCAGCCGCTGGGTCGAACCAAGTGCATTTCCTGCGGGCAATGTACCCTTGTCTGCCCGGTCGGGGCCCTGATCGAAGCGCCGCATTGGCACGAGGTTTTGCGCACGCTCGATGGCCATCGCCGTGTCTCGGTCGTGCAGGTGGCGCCGGCCACCCGCGTGGCCATCAGCGAAGAGTTCGGCCTTGCCCCGGGAACGGTCAGCACCGGCCGCCTGATCAATGCGCTGCGCGCGCTCGGCTTCGATTTTGTGTTCGACACCAATTTCGCCGCCGATCTGACGATCATGGAGGAAGGCTCGGAACTGCTTGCGCGCATTCGCGGCGGAAAGGACCTGCCGCTGTTCACCTCCTGCTGCCCGGGCTGGGTGAACTGGGTCGAACTGAACCGCCCCGATCTGCTGCCGCATCTGAGCACGACCAAATCCCCCCAGCAAATGCACGGGGCCATCGCCAAGCGCGGCATGTTCGCCCGGGCGCTCGGGGGGGATTTCGCCTCGGGCACCGCGGAACCCTATGTCGTCAGCGTCATGCCCTGCACGGCGAAAAAGGACGAGGCCCAACGCCCCGGCATGTCGGGCGACGTGGATCACGTGCTGACGACACGGGAGTTGGCAAGGATGATCCGAACGCGCGGGATCGCCTTCGGCGCATTGCCCGAGGATGGCGCGTTCGACAGCCCGCTGGGCGAAAGCACCGGCGCGGCGCAGATCTTTGGCGCATCGGGCGGCGTGATGGAGGCAATGGTGCGCACCGCGACCCATCTGCAGGGCGCGGACGAGTCCCTGCCATTGGAGTGGGAAGCGTTACGGGGCGTGCGCAGGGGCGTGAAAACGGCCACCATTCCCGGTGTCGGCACGGTGGCCGTCTGCAACGGCATCGCTGCGGCGCAACGGCTATTGGAGGAAGACACCTGGCGCGACGAGTTCGTCGCCATCGAGGTCATGGCCTGTGTCGGCGGCTGCCTGGGCGGTGGTGGAGAGCCGAAGTCGCTGGACCCGCACATCCTCGAAAAACGCGCGAGGTCGATCTACGCGGTCGACGCGCAAGCGCCGCGTCGCCGGTCGCACGAGAACACCGACGTCCAGACCCTCTATGCGACCGAGCTTGGCGCGCCGAACTCTCCGGCGGCACATCAGCTACTCCATACCCGCTATGCGGCCCGTCAGAGCCCGCGTGCCCTGCTGATGCAGTTTCTCGATTGCGTCGACCGACGCGACGGGCCGGCGGCGGCCCGCCTGTTCCATCCGGACGCCGTCTGGTCCACCGCCTCGCCCTTCGGTGAGATCGTGGGCGCCGAGGCGATCGAGGCGTTCATCGCCTCCGTGCTGCCGCCGCGCGGCTATGGCGCCCAATTCGCGCGCCATGTGATGGAGTCCGCCGCCGACCCCGAGGACCTGACCGTTCTGGCCCCGGATGGCAGCCGCTGCCGCTTTGAGGTCGAAACCTGCCCTTCGGATGATCCACAAAAGCCAAACCCGGCAATCAAGCGCCTGACACGTCACGTTCTATGA
- a CDS encoding MFS transporter: protein MALGDTLKTLSLSEAEALPIWRRPVALLAVMAFAMPIAFATWSALLNNFVIEMAGFDGSDIGWLHTVREIPGFLAIGVILLILFIREQVLGLISLMLLGIATAMTAQFPSLGGLLFVTLLSSIGFHYYETVNQSLQLQWIDKKKAPQTLGWLLSIGSGATLVAYALIVLTWRAYDLSYDLVYWVAGGTTAAIALFCFLAYPQFESPNPQTKKMVLRKRYWLYYALQFMSGARRQIFVVFAGFMMVERYGFEVHQITALFMGTLLANMVAAPLLGAVVARFGERLALIIEYAGLGMVFILYAGLYWFDWGPVMAGALYVVNHLFFALALAIKTYFQKIAAPGDIAPTAAVAFTINHIAAVFLPAGLGYLWLTSPVSVFVLAAAMALVSLLLSLLVPRHPEPGRETLLVGPP from the coding sequence ATGGCACTTGGTGATACCCTGAAAACCCTGTCCCTGTCCGAGGCGGAGGCGCTGCCGATCTGGCGGCGGCCCGTGGCCCTGCTGGCGGTCATGGCCTTTGCCATGCCCATCGCCTTTGCGACCTGGTCGGCGCTTTTGAACAATTTCGTCATCGAAATGGCGGGGTTCGACGGGTCGGACATCGGGTGGCTGCACACGGTGCGCGAGATCCCGGGCTTCCTGGCCATCGGTGTGATCTTGCTGATCCTCTTCATCCGCGAACAGGTGCTGGGGCTGATCTCCCTGATGCTGTTGGGCATCGCCACGGCGATGACGGCGCAATTCCCGTCGCTTGGCGGGCTTTTGTTCGTGACCCTGCTCAGTTCGATCGGGTTTCACTATTACGAGACGGTGAACCAGTCGCTGCAGCTGCAATGGATCGACAAGAAAAAGGCGCCGCAGACCTTGGGGTGGTTGCTGTCGATCGGGTCGGGGGCGACACTGGTGGCCTATGCGCTAATCGTGCTGACTTGGCGGGCCTATGACCTCAGCTACGATCTGGTCTACTGGGTCGCGGGCGGCACCACGGCGGCCATCGCGCTGTTCTGTTTCCTCGCCTACCCGCAATTCGAAAGCCCCAATCCGCAGACCAAGAAGATGGTCCTGCGCAAGCGCTACTGGCTGTATTACGCGCTGCAATTCATGTCCGGCGCGCGGCGGCAGATCTTCGTCGTCTTCGCGGGCTTCATGATGGTCGAACGCTACGGGTTCGAGGTGCACCAGATCACCGCGCTGTTCATGGGCACGCTCTTGGCCAACATGGTGGCGGCGCCCCTGTTGGGGGCGGTGGTCGCGCGCTTTGGCGAGCGTCTGGCCCTGATCATCGAATATGCGGGCTTGGGGATGGTTTTCATCCTCTATGCCGGGCTCTACTGGTTCGACTGGGGGCCGGTCATGGCCGGGGCGCTTTACGTGGTGAACCACCTGTTTTTCGCGCTGGCACTGGCCATCAAGACTTATTTCCAGAAAATCGCCGCGCCGGGCGATATCGCGCCCACGGCCGCCGTGGCCTTCACCATCAACCATATCGCGGCGGTGTTTCTGCCGGCGGGGTTGGGGTATCTCTGGCTGACCTCGCCCGTGTCGGTCTTCGTGCTGGCGGCGGCCATGGCGCTGGTGTCGCTGCTCTTGTCGCTGTTGGTGCCGCGCCACCCCGAACCGGGCCGCGAGACGTTGCTCGTCGGCCCGCCGTAG
- a CDS encoding 50S ribosomal protein L11 methyltransferase encodes MPTFTALTTLPGKDKAEALGLALEDIMPEPTGVGVFELEDGSGLWEVGAYFTESPDEVALALLAAAHGAQPFAVSELPETDWVAHVRRELHPVAAGRFYLHGSHDADTVPATATPLLIEAAMAFGTGHHGTTKGCLEAYDALLSQGVVPENAVDIGCGTAVLAIAAAKTSPNPVLASDIDPVSVEVALANAAANGVAGRVRCVEAAGFDHPDLAAKAPFDLVFANILKGPLIDLAPAMAAHVAPGGHVILSGILNEQADEVIAAYAAQNMRVLTRSEIGEWTTLTLIA; translated from the coding sequence ATGCCCACTTTCACGGCGCTCACCACTCTTCCCGGAAAGGACAAGGCCGAGGCGCTTGGCCTCGCGCTCGAAGATATCATGCCCGAGCCGACCGGCGTCGGGGTCTTCGAACTGGAGGACGGCTCGGGCCTGTGGGAGGTCGGGGCGTATTTCACCGAAAGCCCCGATGAGGTTGCCCTTGCGCTGCTGGCCGCGGCCCATGGCGCGCAGCCCTTTGCCGTCTCTGAACTGCCCGAAACCGATTGGGTCGCCCATGTACGCCGCGAGTTGCACCCGGTCGCGGCGGGGCGGTTCTATCTGCACGGATCTCATGACGCCGACACGGTCCCGGCCACGGCCACACCGCTGTTGATCGAGGCGGCGATGGCCTTTGGCACGGGGCATCACGGCACGACAAAGGGCTGCCTCGAGGCATATGACGCGCTGCTTTCGCAGGGGGTCGTGCCCGAAAATGCCGTCGATATCGGCTGCGGCACGGCTGTGCTGGCCATTGCGGCGGCCAAGACCTCTCCGAACCCTGTCCTCGCCTCCGATATCGACCCTGTTTCCGTCGAGGTCGCATTGGCCAATGCAGCGGCCAACGGGGTCGCGGGGCGCGTCCGCTGTGTCGAGGCCGCCGGCTTCGATCACCCCGACCTCGCGGCGAAAGCGCCCTTCGATCTGGTCTTTGCCAATATCCTAAAGGGTCCGCTGATCGACCTTGCCCCCGCCATGGCGGCCCATGTCGCGCCTGGCGGGCATGTGATCCTGTCGGGCATTCTGAACGAGCAGGCCGACGAGGTGATCGCCGCCTACGCCGCGCAAAACATGCGCGTGCTGACCCGGTCGGAAATCGGCGAATGGACGACATTAACCCTGATTGCTTAA
- a CDS encoding DUF1127 domain-containing protein, whose protein sequence is MAIITNRPLGAGISATTVLAGMVGRIAAWNDARVTRKALSQLTDRELDDLGLVRGDIDMIAEGRHR, encoded by the coding sequence ATGGCCATCATCACCAACCGCCCCCTCGGCGCAGGGATCAGCGCCACGACCGTCCTTGCCGGGATGGTCGGCCGCATCGCCGCATGGAATGATGCACGCGTGACGCGCAAGGCGCTGTCGCAACTGACCGACCGCGAGCTGGACGATCTGGGCCTCGTGCGGGGCGACATCGACATGATCGCCGAGGGCCGGCACCGCTGA
- the ruvC gene encoding crossover junction endodeoxyribonuclease RuvC: MRIIGIDPGLACLGWGVIDADQGRIRHVANGQCRSSGPDLAQRLLSLHQQLSDVFATHRPAAAAVEQTFMNRDGVATLKLGQARGIAMLVPAQAGLSVAEYAPNAVKKAVVGVGHADKRQIQHMVRLQMPGVALAGPDAADALAIAMCHSFHAQSAGRLSAALAAAEGRR, from the coding sequence ATGCGCATCATCGGGATCGATCCGGGGCTGGCATGCCTCGGTTGGGGCGTCATCGACGCCGATCAGGGGCGAATCAGGCATGTTGCGAATGGGCAATGCCGCTCGTCCGGACCGGATCTGGCGCAACGGCTGCTGTCGCTGCACCAGCAGCTCAGCGATGTGTTCGCCACACACCGGCCTGCCGCCGCCGCGGTCGAGCAGACCTTCATGAACCGCGACGGCGTGGCGACGCTGAAACTGGGGCAGGCGCGCGGCATCGCGATGCTGGTGCCGGCGCAGGCCGGGCTGTCGGTGGCGGAATATGCCCCGAACGCGGTGAAGAAGGCCGTGGTCGGCGTGGGGCATGCCGACAAACGCCAGATCCAGCACATGGTGCGTCTGCAGATGCCCGGTGTGGCCCTGGCCGGTCCCGATGCGGCGGATGCGCTGGCGATTGCGATGTGCCATTCCTTTCACGCACAGTCGGCCGGGCGTTTGTCGGCGGCGTTGGCCGCGGCGGAGGGGCGTCGATGA
- the ruvA gene encoding Holliday junction branch migration protein RuvA, producing the protein MIGKLAGRLDYKAGDHVLIDVGGVGYVVHCSDRTLAALPGPGEAVALYTELLVREDLLQLFGFVTPYEREWHRLLVSVQGVGAKASMAILGTLGADGVARAITLGDAAAVKAAPGVGPKLAQRVVNELKDKAPATMAMGGSMGAAMGDAPAQVIAPDPVATPSPPAQAPSSSAQADALSALQNLGYAPSDAARAVAEAAGHDGAAETSALIRAALRLLAPRDQA; encoded by the coding sequence ATGATCGGCAAACTGGCAGGGCGGCTTGACTACAAGGCGGGTGATCACGTGCTGATCGATGTCGGCGGTGTCGGCTATGTGGTGCATTGTTCGGACCGCACCTTGGCCGCATTGCCGGGGCCGGGCGAGGCGGTGGCGCTTTATACCGAGTTGCTGGTGCGCGAGGATCTGTTGCAGCTGTTCGGCTTCGTCACCCCGTATGAGCGCGAATGGCACCGCCTGCTGGTTTCGGTTCAGGGGGTGGGCGCCAAGGCGTCGATGGCCATTCTGGGCACGTTGGGGGCCGACGGGGTCGCGCGGGCCATCACCCTCGGCGATGCGGCGGCGGTCAAGGCCGCGCCGGGCGTCGGCCCGAAACTGGCGCAACGGGTGGTCAACGAGTTGAAGGACAAGGCGCCGGCCACGATGGCGATGGGCGGCAGCATGGGCGCGGCCATGGGCGATGCCCCAGCGCAGGTGATCGCGCCCGATCCCGTGGCCACCCCATCCCCACCGGCGCAGGCCCCCTCCAGCAGTGCCCAGGCCGATGCGCTGTCGGCGCTGCAGAACCTTGGCTATGCGCCATCCGATGCGGCCCGCGCCGTGGCCGAGGCCGCGGGCCATGACGGGGCGGCCGAGACCTCGGCCCTGATCCGCGCGGCCCTGCGCCTGCTGGCGCCGCGAGACCAGGCGTGA